Proteins found in one Panthera tigris isolate Pti1 chromosome B3, P.tigris_Pti1_mat1.1, whole genome shotgun sequence genomic segment:
- the IDH2 gene encoding isocitrate dehydrogenase [NADP], mitochondrial, with protein sequence MAGYLRVVRSLCRASGSGPAWAPAAPTGPNLQEQPRRHYADKRIKVAKPVVEMDGDEMTRIIWQFIKEKLILPHVDVQLKYFDLGLPNRDQTNDQVTVDSALATQKYSVAVKCATITPDEARVEEFKLKKMWKSPNGTIRNILGGTVFREPIICKNIPRLVPGWTKPITIGRHAHGDQYKATDFVVDRAGTFKIVFSPKDGSGAKEWEVFNFPAGGVGMGMYNTDESISGFAHSCFQYAIQKKWPLYMSTKNTILKAYDGRFKDIFQEIFDKHYKTDFDKNKIWYEHRLIDDMVAQVLKSSGGFVWACKNYDGDVQSDILAQGFGSLGLMTSVLVCPDGKTIEAEAAHGTVTRHYREHQKGRPTSTNPIASIFAWTRGLEHRGKLDGNQDLIRFAQTLEKVCVQTVESGAMTKDLAGCIHGLSNVKLNEHFLNTSDFLDTIKNNLDKALGQ encoded by the exons ATGGCTGGCTACCTGCGGGTCGTACGCTCGCTCTGCAGGGCCTCCGGCTCCGGGCCGGCCTGGGCGCCGGCAGCCCCGACAGGCCCCAACTTGCAGGAGCAGCCGCGGCGCCACT ATGCCGACAAGAGGATCAAGGTGGCGAAGCCGGTGGTGGAGATGGACGGCGATGAGATGACCCGGATCATCTGGCAGTTCATCAAGGAGAAG CTCATCCTGCCGCACGTGGATGTCCAGCTCAAGTATTTCGACCTGGGGCTCCCAAACCGTGACCAGACCAACGACCAGGTCACCGTAGACTCCGCACTGGCCACCCAGAAGTACAGTGTGGCTGTGAAGTGCGCCACCATCACCCCCGATGAGGCCCGTGTGGAAG AATTCAAGCTGAAGAAGATGTGGAAGAGTCCCAATGGAACCATCCGAAACATCCTTGGGGGGACCGTCTTCCGGGAACCCATCATCTGCAAAAACATCCCACGCCTCGTCCCCGGCTGGACCAAGCCCATCACCATTGGCAGGCACGCCCATGGCGACCAG TACAAGGCCACAGACTTTGTGGTCGACCGGGCCGGCACGTTCAAGATCGTCTTCTCCCCGAAGGATGGCAGTGGCGCTAAGGAGTGGGAAGTGTTCAATTTCCCTGCCGGCGGCGTGGGGATGGGCATGTACAACACGGATGAG TCCATCTCGGGTTTTGCGCACAGCTGCTTCCAGTACGCCATCCAGAAGAAGTGGCCGCTGTACATGAGCACCAAGAACACCATCCTGAAAGCCTACGACGGGCGCTTCAAGGACATCTTCCAGGAAATCTTTGACAA GCACTATAAGACCGACTTCGACAAGAATAAGATCTGGTACGAGCACCGGCTCATCGATGACATGGTGGCTCAGGTCCTCAAGTCTTCAGGCGGCTTCGTGTGGGCCTGCAAGAACTACGACGGAGATGTGCAGTCGGACATCCTGGCCCAGG GCTTTGGCTCCCTCGGCCTGATGACGTCTGTGCTGGTCTGCCCAGATGGGAAGACCATCGAGGCTGAGGCCGCTCACGGGACGGTCACCCGCCATTATAGGGAGCACCAGAAG GGCCGGCCTACCAGCACCAACCCCATCGCCAGCATCTTTGCCTGGACGCGTGGCCTGGAGCACCGGGGGAAGCTGGATGGGAACCAGGACCTCATCAG GTTTGCACAGACCCTGGAGAAGGTGTGTGTCCAGACGGTGGAGAGCGGAGCCATGACCAAGGACCTGGCGGGCTGCATCCATGGCCTCAGCAA CGTGAAGCTGAACGAGCACTTCCTGAACACCTCGGACTTCCTGGACACCATCAAGAACAACCTGGACAAGGCCCTGGGCCAGTag